From the genome of Streptomyces sp. NBC_00659, one region includes:
- a CDS encoding M6 family metalloprotease domain-containing protein, which translates to MLPSSRRIRPRRVAALATVTVLTLAVSTSAGTGHLTAGSATAGSAALARSTALGPCLINGPTDVQMGEGIPTAPGYARSTGTLRALTLMVDFSDAPGKGSALERYDEFFPKTQEWFRTASYGRLDYRPKAPVRHWLRMPKPFKAYGIERGAPFDPGYRELVQDIVATADPEVDFRSYDILNVLVTPNAGPSALDTVLSVTFAGNTEAPVADGVPVANASFVYSRQDDGSGSYADTGYRVLPHENGHTFGLPDLYTQDGGGAVGHWDIMSEDWGADNDLLGWHKWKLGWLDASQVSCAAAHGTSEYTLTPMALRGGAKLVVIPVGPRSGYVLELRTRAGNDSAVCRSGILIYKVDADVDTGNGPVTVYDSHRDSGGCTRSPNVQAELSDAPFSPGQTFKVAKAGLTVQVASADAAGKYRVYVTRR; encoded by the coding sequence ATGCTGCCGTCCAGCCGCCGCATACGCCCGCGCCGTGTGGCCGCGCTGGCCACGGTGACCGTTCTGACGCTGGCGGTCAGCACCTCCGCGGGCACCGGACATCTGACGGCCGGCTCCGCCACGGCGGGCTCCGCGGCGCTGGCCCGCTCCACGGCGCTCGGCCCCTGCCTGATCAACGGCCCGACGGACGTCCAGATGGGGGAAGGGATTCCGACCGCACCCGGATACGCCCGCTCCACCGGCACCCTGCGGGCTCTGACGCTGATGGTCGACTTCTCCGACGCGCCCGGCAAGGGCAGCGCCCTCGAGCGGTACGACGAGTTCTTCCCGAAGACGCAGGAATGGTTCCGCACCGCCTCCTACGGCCGCCTCGACTACCGGCCCAAGGCCCCCGTCCGGCACTGGCTGCGCATGCCCAAGCCCTTCAAGGCGTACGGGATAGAACGCGGCGCGCCTTTCGACCCCGGGTACCGCGAACTGGTCCAGGACATCGTGGCCACGGCCGATCCCGAGGTCGACTTCCGGTCGTACGACATCCTGAACGTGCTGGTCACACCGAATGCCGGGCCCTCCGCGCTGGACACCGTGCTGTCCGTGACCTTCGCCGGCAACACCGAGGCGCCGGTGGCCGACGGCGTCCCGGTCGCCAACGCGTCCTTCGTCTACAGCCGCCAGGACGACGGCTCGGGCTCCTACGCCGACACCGGCTACCGCGTACTCCCCCACGAGAACGGTCACACCTTCGGCCTGCCCGACCTCTACACCCAGGACGGCGGCGGCGCGGTCGGGCACTGGGACATCATGAGCGAGGACTGGGGGGCCGACAACGACCTGCTCGGCTGGCACAAGTGGAAGCTCGGCTGGCTCGACGCCTCCCAGGTGAGCTGCGCGGCCGCACACGGCACCAGCGAGTACACACTGACCCCGATGGCCCTGCGGGGCGGCGCCAAACTCGTCGTCATACCCGTCGGCCCCCGCAGCGGATACGTCCTCGAACTGCGCACCCGCGCGGGCAACGACTCCGCCGTCTGCCGTTCCGGCATCCTCATCTACAAGGTCGACGCGGACGTGGACACCGGGAACGGGCCCGTCACGGTGTACGACTCCCACCGCGACAGCGGCGGATGCACCCGTTCACCCAATGTGCAGGCGGAACTCTCCGACGCCCCCTTCTCCCCCGGTCAGACCTTCAAGGTCGCCAAGGCGGGACTCACCGTCCAGGTCGCGTCGGCGGACGCCGCGGGGAAGTACCGGGTGTACGTGACGCGCCGCTGA
- a CDS encoding MFS transporter → MSETGTSKAIPDLESDAHSNRWKALVFIALAQLMVVLDATIVNIALPSAQQDLGISDGNRQWVVTAYALAFGGLLLFGGRIADLWGRKRAFVVGLVGFALASALGGAAQSGAMMFGARALQGVFGALLAPAALSLLAVMFTDAKERAKAFGIYGAIAGGGGAVGFILGGVLTEYMNWRWTFFVNIPFAIVAAAGAYFVIREPKGGRNRSPLDIPGVVLSTLGLVSLVYGFTRAESDGWGDSMTVGLFVASALLLAAFVFTESKVKAPLLPLRVILERNRGGVYLSLGLAIIAMFGTFLFLTYYLQIVKGYSPISTGFAFLPMIVGMITGSTQIGARLMTRVAPRLLMGPGFLVAALGMLLLAQLEIGSSYVTLVMPAMLLLGLGMGTAFMPAMSLATHGIEPRDAGVASAMVNTSQQVGGAIGTALLNTIAASATTVYIKDHMAGAGTKAQQQLVQAEGMVHGYSNAIWFAVGILVVAAGIAFTLINTGRPDASAVVGSGTGEGAEDELKVPVVAH, encoded by the coding sequence ATGTCTGAAACAGGCACGTCCAAAGCGATTCCGGACCTGGAGTCCGACGCGCACAGCAACCGCTGGAAAGCGCTCGTCTTCATCGCGCTGGCCCAGCTGATGGTGGTGCTCGACGCCACGATCGTGAATATCGCCCTGCCTTCGGCCCAGCAGGACCTGGGTATTTCGGACGGCAACCGCCAGTGGGTCGTCACGGCCTATGCCCTCGCCTTCGGTGGTCTGCTCCTGTTCGGCGGCCGCATCGCCGACCTGTGGGGACGCAAGCGGGCGTTCGTCGTGGGCCTGGTCGGCTTCGCCCTGGCCTCCGCCCTCGGCGGCGCGGCACAGAGCGGCGCGATGATGTTCGGCGCCCGCGCCCTTCAGGGTGTGTTCGGCGCCCTGCTGGCGCCCGCGGCGCTCTCGCTGCTCGCCGTGATGTTCACCGACGCCAAGGAGCGCGCCAAGGCCTTCGGCATCTACGGTGCGATCGCCGGTGGCGGTGGCGCCGTCGGCTTCATCCTCGGCGGTGTCCTCACCGAGTACATGAACTGGCGCTGGACCTTCTTCGTCAACATCCCGTTCGCGATCGTCGCGGCCGCGGGCGCGTACTTCGTCATCCGCGAGCCGAAGGGCGGCCGCAACCGTTCGCCGCTCGACATCCCGGGTGTCGTCCTGTCCACCCTCGGTCTGGTCTCCCTCGTCTACGGCTTCACCCGCGCCGAGTCCGACGGCTGGGGCGACTCCATGACGGTCGGCCTGTTCGTGGCCTCCGCCCTGCTGCTGGCCGCGTTCGTCTTCACCGAGTCCAAGGTCAAGGCCCCGCTGCTGCCCCTGCGTGTCATCCTCGAGCGCAACCGCGGCGGCGTCTACCTCTCGCTCGGTCTCGCGATCATCGCGATGTTCGGCACCTTCCTCTTCCTCACCTACTACCTGCAGATCGTGAAGGGCTACTCGCCGATCTCGACCGGCTTCGCCTTCCTGCCGATGATCGTGGGCATGATCACGGGCTCCACGCAGATCGGCGCCCGTCTGATGACCCGGGTCGCGCCGCGGCTGCTGATGGGCCCCGGCTTCCTGGTCGCCGCGCTCGGCATGCTGCTCCTGGCGCAGCTGGAGATCGGTTCGTCGTACGTCACCCTGGTGATGCCGGCGATGCTGCTGCTCGGCCTCGGCATGGGTACGGCGTTCATGCCCGCCATGTCGCTGGCCACGCACGGCATCGAGCCGCGTGACGCCGGTGTCGCCTCGGCGATGGTGAACACCTCGCAGCAGGTCGGCGGTGCGATCGGCACGGCCCTGCTGAACACGATCGCCGCCTCCGCGACCACCGTCTACATCAAGGACCACATGGCGGGCGCCGGCACCAAGGCGCAGCAGCAGCTCGTCCAGGCCGAGGGCATGGTCCACGGCTACAGCAACGCGATCTGGTTCGCCGTCGGCATCCTCGTGGTCGCCGCCGGAATCGCCTTCACCCTGATCAACACCGGCCGTCCGGACGCCTCCGCGGTCGTCGGCTCGGGCACGGGCGAAGGCGCCGAGGACGAGCTGAAGGTGCCGGTCGTCGCGCACTGA
- a CDS encoding tyrosine-type recombinase/integrase: protein MAQRKRNPNGAGSIWQRKDGRYEARVYVPQPDGTRKRKTVYGNTWEECDTKRQELVRRDRQGIPTPTRSAKLSEWLPYWLEQHIEPRRKLSTYDKYETHVRLYLAPVLGTKRLETLSVADVRRFITRMQSTHTAATAKEAHRVLRTALTAAVREELITRNVASLVEPPRVKQREIRPWTLEETLTFLEAARRDPLYAAFVLAVTMGLRRGELVGLRWSDLDLDNRALHVRQQTQRRRGTLYDDDPKSRRSRVVPMPALCIAPLRWHRLRQREAFARTGVAWSESGYVFATRNGRPVEPRNVYRSFTRVAADAGLRVVRLHDARHGCATLLTAAGVAPRVIMEILGHSQISITMDVYTHVVQDTQREAISHMDRLLRRRRPAA from the coding sequence ATGGCCCAGCGAAAGAGGAACCCCAATGGCGCTGGCAGCATCTGGCAGCGCAAGGACGGCCGTTACGAGGCACGCGTGTACGTTCCTCAGCCCGACGGCACCCGCAAGCGCAAGACCGTGTACGGGAACACGTGGGAAGAGTGCGACACCAAGCGGCAGGAGTTGGTTCGCCGCGACCGCCAGGGCATTCCGACGCCAACACGGTCCGCCAAGCTCTCCGAGTGGCTGCCGTACTGGTTGGAGCAGCACATCGAACCGCGCCGCAAACTCAGCACGTACGACAAGTACGAAACTCACGTCCGCCTCTACCTGGCCCCCGTGCTGGGCACGAAACGACTGGAGACCCTGAGCGTCGCCGACGTACGCCGCTTCATCACCCGCATGCAGAGCACCCACACGGCCGCGACCGCCAAGGAAGCACACCGAGTGCTGCGTACGGCACTCACTGCGGCTGTGCGCGAGGAACTGATCACGCGGAACGTCGCGTCCCTGGTGGAACCGCCACGTGTGAAGCAGCGGGAGATTCGGCCGTGGACGCTGGAGGAGACGTTGACCTTCTTGGAGGCGGCCCGTCGTGATCCGCTGTACGCCGCATTCGTGCTGGCCGTCACCATGGGCCTGCGTCGCGGTGAGCTGGTGGGCTTGCGCTGGTCGGACCTGGACTTAGACAACCGCGCTCTGCACGTGCGCCAACAGACCCAGCGACGCAGGGGCACGCTGTACGACGACGACCCCAAGAGCCGCCGCAGCCGCGTGGTGCCCATGCCCGCGCTGTGCATCGCGCCGCTGCGCTGGCACCGGTTGCGGCAGCGGGAGGCGTTCGCACGCACGGGCGTCGCATGGTCGGAGAGCGGCTACGTCTTCGCCACGCGGAACGGCCGGCCGGTCGAGCCGCGCAACGTGTACCGCTCGTTCACACGGGTCGCCGCCGATGCAGGGCTGAGGGTGGTCCGGCTTCACGACGCCCGCCACGGCTGCGCGACGCTGCTGACGGCGGCCGGCGTCGCGCCGCGCGTCATCATGGAGATCCTCGGACACAGCCAGATCAGCATCACGATGGACGTCTACACACACGTCGTGCAGGACACCCAGCGGGAGGCGATCAGCCACATGGACCGCCTGCTCAGGCGCCGTCGACCGGCCGCCTGA
- a CDS encoding TetR/AcrR family transcriptional regulator, with product METATPVQRRVARPRADALRNRERIVAAAREMFVEFGAEVPFDEIARRAGVGNATVYRNFPDRDALAREVVCSVMDRTSEWVEEALAADGDAFEALSGFVHFAADERIGALCPMLSERFDQNHPDLVAARDRITDLLQQLMARAREAGQLRPDVELGDVMIAVSQLTRPLPGTACQGIDRFVHRHLQLFLDGMRAPARSELPGVAANLEELRRV from the coding sequence GTGGAGACCGCGACCCCTGTGCAGCGCCGAGTGGCCCGGCCCCGTGCCGACGCCCTGCGCAACCGGGAGCGGATCGTCGCCGCCGCCCGCGAGATGTTCGTCGAGTTCGGCGCCGAGGTGCCGTTCGACGAGATCGCGCGACGGGCCGGTGTCGGCAACGCCACGGTGTACCGCAACTTCCCCGACCGCGACGCCCTCGCCCGCGAGGTCGTGTGCTCGGTCATGGACCGCACCTCGGAGTGGGTCGAGGAGGCGCTCGCCGCGGACGGCGACGCGTTCGAGGCACTGAGCGGCTTCGTGCACTTCGCCGCGGACGAGCGGATCGGTGCCCTGTGCCCGATGCTCTCCGAGAGGTTCGACCAGAACCATCCCGACCTGGTCGCCGCGCGCGACCGGATCACCGATCTGCTGCAGCAGCTGATGGCCCGCGCGCGTGAGGCCGGACAGCTGCGCCCCGACGTCGAGCTGGGCGATGTGATGATCGCCGTCAGTCAGCTCACCAGGCCGCTGCCGGGCACCGCGTGCCAGGGCATCGACCGCTTCGTGCACCGTCATCTGCAGCTGTTCCTGGACGGTATGCGGGCTCCGGCCCGCTCCGAACTGCCCGGAGTGGCCGCCAACCTGGAGGAACTGCGACGAGTGTGA
- a CDS encoding helix-turn-helix domain-containing protein: MLTVVASGPQALTVPEVMTALRLSRSKVYDLIRSKQLPSYTSGRARRIPVDAVRHYMQDRLEENAA, translated from the coding sequence GTGCTGACCGTAGTCGCGAGCGGTCCCCAAGCCCTCACTGTCCCGGAGGTCATGACCGCTCTGCGGCTTAGCCGCAGCAAGGTCTACGACCTGATCCGCTCCAAGCAGCTCCCGAGCTACACGTCCGGCCGTGCCCGCCGCATCCCGGTCGACGCCGTACGCCACTACATGCAAGACCGACTTGAGGAGAACGCAGCCTGA
- a CDS encoding ScbR family autoregulator-binding transcription factor, whose product MRQERSERTRRNLIRAASTVFDRSGYERATLSAISERAQITKGALFFHFAAKSDLARAVQAQACTTSGAALGKLARRETPAFEIATAMAHTVVGLIESDTIVRAGARLAQEIRTPDDPSLHCHANWLGALHGILDRARNDGSLLPDVDVGAAAVLMLSMITGTTALPHLPARPGTPRPPHPRHASAPHCASRSPQAAGDLWLTRMLHLTRPALSGLPTS is encoded by the coding sequence GTGAGGCAGGAGAGGTCCGAGCGGACCAGGCGCAACCTGATCCGGGCCGCCTCGACCGTGTTCGACCGGTCCGGCTACGAACGGGCCACCCTGTCCGCGATCAGTGAACGGGCCCAGATCACCAAGGGCGCCCTGTTCTTCCACTTCGCGGCCAAGTCCGACCTGGCCCGTGCGGTCCAGGCGCAGGCCTGCACGACGTCGGGGGCCGCACTGGGGAAGCTGGCGCGGCGCGAGACGCCGGCGTTCGAAATAGCCACCGCCATGGCTCACACCGTCGTGGGCCTCATCGAAAGCGACACGATCGTTCGCGCGGGGGCACGTCTGGCCCAGGAGATCAGGACTCCCGACGACCCGTCACTCCACTGTCACGCCAACTGGCTCGGCGCCCTGCACGGGATCCTGGACCGGGCCCGGAACGACGGCTCACTCCTCCCCGACGTCGATGTCGGGGCGGCGGCCGTACTGATGCTGTCCATGATCACCGGCACAACGGCCCTGCCCCACCTCCCCGCGCGCCCCGGCACTCCCCGGCCCCCTCACCCGCGACACGCCTCGGCCCCCCACTGCGCCTCCCGCTCCCCCCAGGCGGCAGGCGACCTGTGGCTGACCCGCATGCTCCACCTGACCCGCCCGGCCCTCTCGGGCCTCCCGACCAGCTGA
- a CDS encoding IclR family transcriptional regulator domain-containing protein, which produces MSGSGTAAGAEVPDEAVTPLIRGLAVLRRLTEADGSASLSGLERATGLARSTVDRITATLARMGYLRLDGRDAVLAPRLTELGNAYLAALRLPRVLDAYADALADELDESVSIAVCDRDGIRFIHQTTRRRAMSLRFRIGDLLPAERTAPGPLFATEWGEEEWTRWRERRAADPEDRGFPAVPARSRPYEGRTDTSALPASQRPTLGDDFEQRTAEAARSGWALDDQLIEPGLVALSMPVREAGRIACVVNVVSHTSRHSATGLRDALLPCLRTAVAEMERALARDDEPTPERKPELTQSDDAPTGTGDAGGAGGTIGTIGAGSPGTAGIPGTAGSPGSARSTEPSGSTEPSGKATTPSGLADWTGASKQELGREFIESLARGLTVITAFGEGRGELTLTAVAQATGLARATARRALITLEHLGYVTTHDRVFRLTPRVLGLGFPPLSRTTLPEIAAPHLTELSQRLHDSVSLAVLTGDEIQYTGHVSTRGIMSVHVTVGTRLPAYATSLGRAILAGLPEPRATEMLAGAAEAVSGRTGTDPELFRAELDRVRTAGYALVEAELERGLRSIAVPVRDLAGRTVAAVNVAMHSSRRTAEACVSDVLPELRATATRIEADLHIAGRFRRVPQS; this is translated from the coding sequence GTGTCCGGCTCCGGTACCGCCGCCGGGGCCGAAGTGCCGGACGAGGCGGTCACGCCGCTCATCCGCGGGCTCGCCGTACTGCGCAGGCTGACCGAGGCGGACGGTTCGGCCAGTCTGAGCGGACTCGAACGGGCCACCGGGCTCGCGCGGTCCACCGTCGACCGGATCACCGCGACCCTGGCACGCATGGGCTACCTGCGCCTGGACGGCCGGGATGCCGTACTCGCCCCCCGCCTGACGGAGCTCGGCAACGCCTATCTCGCCGCCCTCCGGCTTCCCCGTGTCCTGGACGCGTACGCCGACGCGCTCGCCGACGAACTCGACGAGTCGGTGTCCATCGCCGTCTGCGACCGGGACGGCATCCGCTTCATCCATCAGACGACCCGGCGCCGCGCGATGTCCCTGAGGTTCCGCATCGGCGACCTGCTCCCCGCCGAACGCACCGCACCGGGACCGCTGTTCGCGACCGAGTGGGGCGAGGAGGAGTGGACACGCTGGCGGGAGCGCCGCGCGGCCGATCCGGAGGACCGCGGCTTCCCGGCCGTGCCCGCACGGAGCAGGCCGTACGAGGGCAGGACGGACACCTCCGCTCTGCCTGCCTCCCAACGCCCCACCCTCGGCGACGACTTCGAGCAACGGACGGCAGAAGCGGCCAGGTCCGGCTGGGCGTTGGACGACCAGCTCATCGAACCGGGCCTTGTCGCGCTCTCGATGCCCGTACGGGAGGCGGGGCGGATCGCCTGCGTGGTGAACGTGGTGAGCCATACGAGCCGGCACAGCGCCACCGGACTGCGGGACGCGCTGCTGCCGTGCCTGCGGACGGCCGTGGCCGAGATGGAACGGGCACTGGCACGCGACGACGAACCGACGCCGGAGCGAAAGCCCGAGCTCACGCAGAGCGACGACGCACCGACCGGAACGGGTGACGCAGGCGGCGCAGGCGGCACAATCGGCACAATCGGCGCCGGAAGCCCCGGAACCGCGGGAATTCCGGGAACCGCGGGTAGCCCCGGAAGCGCACGGAGCACGGAACCCTCGGGAAGCACGGAACCCTCGGGGAAGGCCACCACCCCCTCCGGGCTCGCCGACTGGACCGGCGCCTCCAAGCAGGAACTGGGGCGGGAGTTCATCGAGTCGCTGGCGCGGGGCCTGACCGTGATCACGGCCTTCGGCGAGGGACGCGGCGAACTGACCCTCACCGCGGTGGCCCAGGCGACAGGACTCGCCCGCGCGACCGCGCGCCGCGCCCTGATCACGCTGGAACACCTCGGATACGTCACCACGCACGACCGCGTCTTCCGCCTCACCCCGCGCGTCCTGGGGCTCGGCTTCCCGCCACTCTCACGGACCACGCTCCCCGAGATCGCGGCCCCGCATCTGACCGAACTCTCCCAACGGCTGCACGACTCGGTGTCGCTCGCGGTGCTGACGGGCGACGAGATCCAGTACACCGGGCACGTCTCCACCCGGGGCATCATGAGCGTCCACGTCACCGTCGGCACGCGGCTGCCCGCGTACGCCACCTCGCTGGGCCGAGCGATCCTGGCCGGTCTTCCGGAGCCCCGTGCGACGGAGATGCTGGCCGGCGCGGCCGAGGCCGTCTCCGGGCGGACCGGCACGGACCCGGAGCTGTTCAGGGCCGAACTGGACCGGGTGCGGACGGCCGGATACGCCCTGGTCGAGGCGGAGTTGGAGCGGGGGCTGCGATCCATCGCCGTCCCGGTGCGCGACCTCGCCGGACGGACCGTGGCCGCGGTGAACGTCGCCATGCACAGCAGCCGCCGCACCGCCGAGGCCTGCGTCAGCGACGTGCTGCCCGAACTCCGGGCGACAGCGACCCGCATCGAGGCGGACCTGCACATCGCGGGCCGCTTCCGCCGGGTACCGCAAAGCTGA
- a CDS encoding dioxygenase family protein produces the protein MSAATEERPAPERMPALYLSHGAPPLADDPVWPGQLAAWSADLPRPKAILMVSAHWEEAPLALGAIETVPLVYDFWGFPEHYYQVTYAAPGAPELAESVRKLLRAPGTPVQDIPDRGLDHGAYVPLKEMFPEADIPVLQISMPTLDPVRLFEIGRKLAPLRDEGVLIVGSGFFTHNLAALRHTGGGVPAWSSEFDDWGHRALEAGDVDALLDFERKSPAGRLAHPRTEHFAPLFVTMGAADAVGGLGGQRSVIDGFWLGMAKRSVQFD, from the coding sequence ATGTCCGCCGCCACCGAGGAGCGCCCCGCGCCGGAGCGCATGCCCGCCCTCTACCTCAGTCACGGTGCCCCGCCGCTCGCCGACGACCCGGTCTGGCCCGGCCAGCTCGCGGCCTGGTCCGCCGACCTGCCCCGCCCCAAGGCGATCCTCATGGTCTCCGCGCACTGGGAGGAGGCCCCGCTCGCACTCGGCGCGATCGAGACGGTCCCTCTCGTCTACGACTTCTGGGGCTTCCCCGAGCACTACTACCAGGTGACGTACGCGGCCCCCGGCGCTCCGGAGCTCGCCGAGTCCGTACGGAAGCTGCTGCGCGCGCCCGGCACGCCGGTGCAGGACATCCCGGACCGCGGACTCGACCACGGCGCGTACGTCCCCCTCAAGGAGATGTTCCCCGAGGCCGACATCCCGGTGCTCCAGATCTCCATGCCGACGCTCGACCCGGTCCGGCTGTTCGAGATCGGGCGGAAGCTGGCGCCGCTGCGTGACGAGGGGGTGCTGATCGTCGGTTCCGGCTTCTTCACCCACAACCTCGCGGCCCTGCGGCACACCGGCGGGGGAGTGCCCGCCTGGTCGAGCGAGTTCGACGACTGGGGGCACCGCGCGCTGGAGGCCGGTGACGTGGACGCGCTGCTCGACTTCGAGCGCAAGTCCCCGGCGGGCCGTCTCGCCCACCCGCGCACCGAGCATTTCGCCCCGCTCTTCGTGACCATGGGAGCGGCGGACGCCGTCGGAGGGCTCGGCGGGCAGCGGTCCGTGATCGACGGATTCTGGCTGGGGATGGCGAAGCGGTCGGTGCAGTTCGACTGA
- a CDS encoding ATP-binding protein, with amino-acid sequence MAEDDKTPAREVIADYAQEHFRYFRTADGTVYAQKNGHPVARPIRSQGTTGSHRQELMVGLFKDGIGVFNGSAIKEALDLIEALALTENVQPVHIRVAPGFDGATWLDLGRDDGKSVRIHPTGWDILTPDPREVCWRRTQLTGELPLPVKDTDGKGIDLLMRLCNFANAETECLAIAWLIGCLGPSVPVPAPFLTGPQGAGKSTGGRMLVRIIEGMSGDLRRAPKDEESLIAAVAAGWVTALDNLSHVTPDLSDAMCCIVTGAESVKRALFTDGDVFRVGYRRPLLLTGIDVGVIRPDLADRLLPLRLERPKVRRTEAELWTDYAEVLPVVLGSLLDLTVKVRAAEADTPTDLRMADFAHLCAQFDAATGLGALPAYRASLDDLNDDVIEGDLLAQTVLRHADTIEPGTAQRMTSTEWLSCLSRLYSGEDCRSLPKGWPTTGKVLSDRLKRLQPTLAARGVLVDSGRTSSGRYLEMIRTLPRAPHEQARAF; translated from the coding sequence ATGGCTGAGGACGACAAGACTCCCGCCCGCGAGGTCATCGCGGACTACGCGCAAGAGCACTTCCGGTACTTCCGCACGGCCGACGGGACCGTGTACGCGCAGAAGAACGGGCACCCCGTGGCCCGTCCGATCCGCTCCCAGGGCACCACGGGCAGCCACCGGCAGGAACTCATGGTCGGACTGTTCAAGGACGGCATCGGCGTCTTCAACGGGTCCGCAATCAAGGAGGCGTTGGACCTGATCGAAGCACTCGCGCTGACCGAGAACGTCCAGCCCGTGCACATCCGCGTGGCCCCGGGATTCGACGGGGCGACATGGCTGGACCTGGGCCGCGATGACGGGAAGTCCGTCCGCATCCACCCCACCGGCTGGGACATCCTCACCCCCGACCCGCGGGAAGTCTGCTGGCGACGGACCCAGCTCACCGGCGAACTCCCGTTGCCGGTCAAGGACACCGACGGCAAGGGCATCGACCTTCTGATGCGGCTGTGCAACTTCGCCAACGCGGAAACCGAATGCCTGGCCATCGCCTGGCTGATCGGCTGCCTCGGTCCGTCCGTACCGGTCCCCGCGCCGTTCCTCACCGGGCCACAGGGAGCGGGCAAGTCCACCGGCGGCCGGATGCTCGTGCGGATCATCGAGGGAATGAGCGGCGATCTGCGGCGGGCGCCGAAGGACGAGGAGAGCCTGATCGCGGCGGTGGCGGCGGGATGGGTCACCGCGCTGGACAACCTCTCCCACGTGACGCCGGACCTATCGGACGCGATGTGCTGCATCGTGACCGGCGCCGAGAGCGTCAAGCGAGCCCTGTTCACCGACGGAGACGTGTTCCGCGTCGGCTACCGCCGGCCTCTACTGCTGACCGGTATCGACGTCGGTGTCATCCGGCCCGACCTCGCGGACCGGCTCCTGCCGCTGCGGTTGGAGCGGCCCAAGGTCCGGCGCACCGAGGCGGAGCTGTGGACGGACTACGCGGAAGTTCTGCCGGTCGTCCTCGGCTCGCTCCTGGACCTCACGGTCAAGGTCCGCGCGGCCGAGGCGGACACCCCGACCGATCTGCGGATGGCTGACTTCGCCCACCTGTGCGCGCAGTTCGACGCCGCGACCGGGCTCGGGGCGCTCCCCGCGTACCGGGCGAGTCTGGACGACCTGAACGACGACGTGATCGAGGGTGACCTCCTCGCGCAGACCGTCCTCCGGCATGCCGACACCATCGAGCCGGGCACGGCGCAGCGGATGACGTCCACCGAGTGGCTTTCCTGCCTCAGCCGCCTCTACAGCGGCGAGGATTGCCGTTCCCTGCCCAAGGGGTGGCCGACCACCGGCAAAGTCCTCTCCGACCGACTCAAGCGCCTCCAGCCGACGCTCGCCGCCCGGGGCGTCCTTGTCGACTCGGGTCGCACGAGTTCCGGCCGCTACCTCGAAATGATCCGCACGCTCCCGCGAGCCCCGCATGAGCAAGCGCGGGCGTTCTGA
- a CDS encoding MarR family winged helix-turn-helix transcriptional regulator, with product MNTAPAPAEEPRWLTDEEQRIWRAYMHATTLLEDHLDRQLQRDAGMPHIYYSLLVQLGEAPRRRLRMTELAMNAKITRSRLSHAVARLEKNGWVRREDCPSDKRGQFAVLTDEGYEVLRRTAPGHVAAVRQALFDRLGPDQRKAFGEAMRIIAEGLQPKDAGADLPWLR from the coding sequence ATGAACACGGCACCCGCTCCCGCTGAAGAGCCGCGCTGGCTCACCGACGAGGAACAGCGCATCTGGCGTGCGTACATGCACGCCACGACCCTCCTGGAGGACCACCTCGACCGTCAGCTCCAGCGTGATGCGGGCATGCCGCACATCTACTACAGCCTGCTCGTGCAGCTCGGGGAGGCACCGCGGCGCCGGCTGCGGATGACGGAGCTGGCCATGAACGCGAAGATCACCCGCTCGCGGCTCTCGCACGCCGTCGCGCGGCTGGAGAAGAACGGCTGGGTGCGCCGCGAGGACTGCCCGTCCGACAAGCGGGGCCAGTTCGCGGTGCTGACCGACGAGGGCTACGAGGTGCTGCGGCGCACCGCGCCGGGCCATGTCGCCGCCGTACGCCAGGCACTGTTCGACCGGCTCGGGCCGGACCAGCGGAAGGCCTTCGGCGAGGCCATGCGGATCATCGCCGAGGGGCTCCAGCCGAAGGACGCGGGGGCGGATCTGCCCTGGCTGCGTTAG